A region of the Leptospirillum ferriphilum genome:
AGTGTGGGCTCGAATTTTACCCGCTTTCCATCATCCTGGGCGGAGCCCTCGGGAATCTGTCCGATCGCATTTTGAAAGGAAGAGTGGTGGATTTTCTGGACTTTTCCTTCCACGGACACCATTGGCCGGCATTCAATGTGGCTGATTCCGCCATTGTTGTCGGCGTTCTCTTCCTGCTTCTCATCCAGTTTTCTGCGCAGACTGACCCCAACTCCTCTTCTCGTGACAGTTCGCCATGATGAAACAAAAATATATTTCGGAAGGAGGGTGTGGCATGGAAAAAGAGCTGAGCAGTCTAGTGCCACAAATCCAACGCTCTCTTGAGGATCGCGAATGGCTCAAGGCCTTTCATCTCGCATCTTCGATGCTTGAAAAATACCCGTCCAATGAAACATTGCGATACCTCCTTCTTGATGCACTGATTCTCGGCGGCCGATATGACAATGCTCTCGACAGGGTTCGGGAATTTCTCGTGAACATGCCGGAGAACCACCGCCTGAACCTATATCTCTTACACCTCCTCGTTTACCACAAGTCGTTCGAGGAGGCTCTCGCTCTTGGGAAATCCCTGCTGAAAGAATCCTTGACCTCGATGGAAAAACGAGATGTTCTGTTGCACACAGCCTTTTCCCTCCACGGAACAGGTGAGCTCCGAAAAGCAGTTCGGATGCTTAACGAATTGCTCGACGAAGATCCGCTGAATACAGATGCCCTGGAAACCCTCGGAAAAATTTATTTTGAACAGGGGCACTTTGAAGAAGCCGAACGCTATTTTCTTGAACTGGCAGAAATGGATCCAGCTCATCCCCGTGTTCATCAGTTACTGGGTCTTCTTTATTCTGAACAAGGAAAATGGGATGAGGCTATCATGGAATGGGAAGAAGCCATGGAGATTGCACCCAGTGATGAAGTCTTGCGCGAACTGGGATGGACATTGAACATGGCCGGGGAAAAAGAAGCAGCGATTTCCATGCTGGAAGAAGCGCTCGACCTGAACCCCCTCAATCTGCAAGCCAGGATTGATCTGGGATCCGTGCTGATGGACCAGGAAAAGTTTGAAAGTGCTATTCGGGAATGGGAAATTGCCAAAAACCAGGATCCGGAGAACAAGACAATTCGCCTCTTTCTTGAAAACGCAAAAAAAGCGGTCGCCTGTTCACCAAACACTCAAAATCTCTCCAGACCTGGGGATTCAAACGGTTCTCGCAAACGGTCCAGCTAATTTTCTGAAATGGTCTCGAGGGATTTGACAGAGCAAGACCCGAATAACAGCCTCGCTTCTTGCAGGGAGTTTTTGGTTCCCCGGGGAGAACAGCCCAAAAGGCTTGATATTTATCTTTCCAGAAATTGTCTCGGTTTTACACGTTCCCGCGTCCAACGTCTTCTGGAAGAAAAACTCGTTACTATCAATGACATCTACCCCGCCTCTTCTCATAAGATTCGGGGAGGAGACCGGATTCGGGTTCTTATTCCTCCCCCGCGATCTCAGGCAGCCCAACCGGAAGATATCCATCTCGAAATTCTCTATGAGGATGACGATCTGATCGTCATTTCCAAACCCCCAGGACTCGTGGTACATCCTGCTCCAGGACATGCAAGCGGAACACTTGTCAACGGTTTATTATTTCATTTTCAATCCCAGGGCGATGAACAAAAAAAAGGAGAGCCTGAAGAAGAGGAAGAAGCGGAACGGCCTTTACGGGCTGGTCTTG
Encoded here:
- a CDS encoding tetratricopeptide repeat protein, with the translated sequence MEKELSSLVPQIQRSLEDREWLKAFHLASSMLEKYPSNETLRYLLLDALILGGRYDNALDRVREFLVNMPENHRLNLYLLHLLVYHKSFEEALALGKSLLKESLTSMEKRDVLLHTAFSLHGTGELRKAVRMLNELLDEDPLNTDALETLGKIYFEQGHFEEAERYFLELAEMDPAHPRVHQLLGLLYSEQGKWDEAIMEWEEAMEIAPSDEVLRELGWTLNMAGEKEAAISMLEEALDLNPLNLQARIDLGSVLMDQEKFESAIREWEIAKNQDPENKTIRLFLENAKKAVACSPNTQNLSRPGDSNGSRKRSS